The Nitrososphaerota archaeon genome window below encodes:
- the map gene encoding type II methionyl aminopeptidase, which produces MAEEYRKSGKITNDVRKVVKERVKPGMRYLEACQLVEREIGARGGSPAFPTGIGVDQVTAHYAPQGDDSALFDDNQVIKVDFGVHIDGYVTDTAVTVTFNPDRRLLLDAAERALGAAIETAKKDARVGEIGREIHREAARFGFKTIENLTGHTVDRYTVHAGKSIPNLFIPGMQPLRKGDVFAIEPFVTLGSAAGYVVDSPSETIFSIVARKKTGSAELDRFTERVWEGRKSLPFTPRWYVEEFGERKLPGILEKLIGKRVVRSYPMLVEASGSPVAQFEQTMALDEDGLVVLT; this is translated from the coding sequence ATCGCTGAGGAGTACAGGAAGTCCGGGAAGATCACCAACGACGTGAGGAAGGTGGTCAAGGAGCGGGTCAAACCAGGGATGAGGTACCTCGAGGCCTGCCAGCTCGTGGAGAGGGAGATCGGGGCCCGGGGAGGAAGCCCGGCCTTCCCGACGGGCATAGGAGTCGACCAGGTAACGGCGCATTACGCCCCCCAGGGAGACGACAGCGCCCTCTTCGACGATAATCAAGTGATCAAGGTCGACTTCGGGGTGCACATCGACGGGTATGTCACAGACACCGCGGTTACTGTCACATTCAACCCGGACCGTCGCCTCCTCCTGGACGCGGCAGAGAGGGCCCTAGGCGCCGCCATCGAGACCGCAAAGAAGGACGCCAGGGTAGGCGAAATCGGCAGGGAGATACACCGGGAGGCAGCCAGGTTCGGGTTCAAGACCATCGAGAACCTGACTGGGCACACGGTCGACAGATACACGGTGCACGCGGGGAAGAGCATCCCAAACTTGTTCATTCCAGGCATGCAGCCCCTGAGGAAGGGGGACGTCTTTGCCATCGAACCCTTCGTGACCCTCGGCTCAGCGGCCGGCTATGTCGTCGACTCGCCGTCGGAGACCATCTTCTCCATCGTCGCGCGCAAGAAGACCGGGTCGGCGGAGCTGGACAGGTTCACGGAGAGAGTCTGGGAGGGCAGGAAGAGCCTCCCGTTCACTCCGCGCTGGTATGTTGAAGAATTCGGAGAGCGGAAACTCCCGGGAATCCTGGAGAAGCTCATTGGAAAGAGGGTCGTCAGGTCCTATCCGATGCTAGTCGAAGCGTCCGGGAGCCCCGTCGCCCAGTTTGAACAGACGATGGCCCTTGACGAAGACGGACTGGTCGTGCTAACCTGA
- a CDS encoding GTPase, translating into MGAAGRDFHNFNVYFRENPEFKVVAFTATQIPYISERTYPAKLAGRLYPKGIPIRPEETLGEILESEEVTDVYFSYSDVSNQYVMNQASVAQSKGASFHLLGPNDTMIRSKKPVVAVVAVRTGAGKSTVSRRVADVLLKQGLKSVVVRHPMPYGDLSIPVQRFVTYKDLDRFHTTIEEREEYEGHIDKGLVVYAGVDYQAILDQAEKECDVVLWDGGNNDFSFYKPDLNIVVVDPVRTGDELTYYPGETNVRMADILVINKVNLVSDRVVDELVKNCLGLNPRAKIVKTKSEAVLDKPELVRGKRVLAVEDGPSVTHGGLSIGAGAVAAKGVGATLVDPRSMAVGSIRSAFARFPKLGKVLPALGYSEGQLKELEESINAVECDAVVLGTPSDLTRLISIRRPVARVSFEAVEVGRPTLDELIDARKFGPPSPRRSREKP; encoded by the coding sequence ATGGGGGCGGCCGGGCGCGACTTCCACAATTTCAACGTCTACTTCCGGGAAAACCCAGAATTCAAGGTAGTTGCGTTCACCGCGACCCAGATTCCATACATCTCGGAAAGGACCTACCCGGCGAAATTGGCGGGGAGGCTTTACCCCAAAGGGATTCCGATCAGGCCAGAGGAGACCCTCGGAGAGATACTCGAGTCAGAGGAGGTGACCGACGTCTACTTCTCCTACAGCGACGTCTCCAACCAGTACGTGATGAACCAGGCCTCGGTGGCCCAGTCCAAGGGAGCCAGTTTCCACCTTCTCGGCCCAAACGACACCATGATCAGATCCAAGAAGCCAGTAGTCGCAGTCGTGGCCGTCAGGACGGGTGCTGGGAAGAGCACGGTCAGTCGGAGGGTGGCGGACGTGCTTCTGAAGCAGGGGTTGAAGTCGGTCGTCGTGCGCCATCCGATGCCCTACGGCGACCTTTCGATACCCGTCCAGAGGTTCGTCACTTACAAGGACCTTGACAGGTTCCACACGACCATCGAAGAGAGGGAGGAGTACGAGGGGCACATAGACAAGGGGCTCGTCGTGTACGCGGGGGTCGATTACCAGGCGATCCTCGACCAGGCGGAGAAGGAGTGCGATGTGGTGCTCTGGGACGGTGGGAACAACGATTTCAGTTTCTACAAACCCGACCTGAACATCGTGGTGGTCGACCCGGTCAGGACGGGTGACGAGCTGACCTACTATCCAGGGGAGACGAACGTCAGGATGGCAGACATCCTCGTCATCAACAAGGTCAACCTTGTGAGCGACCGCGTGGTCGACGAGCTGGTCAAGAATTGCCTTGGGCTCAACCCCCGTGCGAAGATCGTGAAGACGAAGTCAGAGGCGGTGCTCGACAAGCCTGAGCTCGTTAGGGGGAAGAGGGTCCTGGCTGTCGAGGACGGCCCCTCGGTCACTCATGGGGGGCTGTCCATAGGAGCTGGGGCGGTGGCGGCGAAGGGGGTCGGCGCCACGCTTGTAGACCCCAGGAGCATGGCGGTGGGTTCGATAAGAAGCGCGTTCGCGAGGTTCCCGAAGCTCGGAAAGGTCCTCCCGGCCCTTGGCTACAGTGAGGGTCAGCTGAAGGAGTTGGAGGAGAGCATCAACGCCGTCGAATGCGACGCTGTGGTCCTCGGGACTCCGTCTGACCTTACCAGACTGATTAGCATCAGGCGCCCGGTCGCACGGGTGTCTTTTGAAGCGGTTGAGGTGGGCAGGCCCACATTAGACGAGCTGATAGACGCGAGGAAGTTCGGACCTCCGAGTCCTCGGCGCAGCAGAGAGAAACCATAA
- a CDS encoding DUF1512 domain-containing protein: MSIVSTLQLVGGDFNSILTIVYLGGFVLFMFYGQRLQIWMAMGDIGRGLNKLKVMKDKSRKEAIDYLVNVGKTTADPAQRVDQFLDYVTIMPVDIDPAGLVGKIDHVVTTNNDRVRAEVAGLVPGNNPVTVSISENLLEVATSLNLIHKIVRHFYLLGKKTNSYLTLIQLQMLMPMIIQEADALLNAVDSFKVGQPVGDGVGPVVVSKLMVGKEKRAIAKDTVMAITEYKGRKLYVLKADGPMAYVGQPGVAIKKVVEEMGVRPSAIIMIDAALKLEGEKTGEIAEGVGAAIGGIGVEKFQIEEVATHYKIPLYAILVKQSILEAITVMRKEIAEASDKVSQVLTRLIEEKTKEGDDVLVAGIGNTLGVAQ; this comes from the coding sequence TTGTCGATTGTTTCCACCCTCCAACTGGTTGGCGGGGACTTCAACTCGATCCTCACCATCGTCTACCTCGGAGGTTTCGTCCTCTTCATGTTCTACGGCCAGCGCCTCCAGATATGGATGGCCATGGGGGACATCGGGAGGGGTCTCAACAAGCTGAAGGTGATGAAGGACAAGTCGCGCAAGGAGGCCATTGACTATCTTGTCAACGTCGGCAAGACTACGGCCGACCCGGCGCAACGCGTTGACCAGTTCCTCGACTACGTCACGATCATGCCGGTTGACATCGACCCAGCGGGGCTCGTGGGCAAGATTGACCACGTGGTCACGACGAACAACGACAGAGTGAGGGCGGAGGTCGCTGGACTCGTGCCTGGGAACAACCCTGTGACCGTCTCAATCTCCGAGAACCTGCTCGAGGTCGCCACATCTCTGAACCTGATTCACAAGATAGTCAGGCACTTCTACCTGCTTGGCAAGAAGACGAACTCCTACCTGACGCTCATCCAGCTCCAGATGCTCATGCCTATGATAATCCAGGAGGCGGACGCACTCCTCAACGCAGTCGACTCGTTCAAGGTCGGCCAGCCCGTCGGGGACGGGGTCGGACCGGTGGTGGTGTCTAAGCTCATGGTCGGGAAAGAGAAGAGGGCCATCGCCAAGGACACGGTCATGGCGATCACGGAATACAAAGGGAGGAAGCTCTACGTCCTCAAGGCCGACGGACCCATGGCCTATGTCGGTCAACCTGGAGTCGCAATCAAGAAAGTGGTCGAAGAAATGGGAGTCAGGCCCAGCGCAATCATAATGATCGATGCCGCTCTCAAGCTCGAGGGAGAGAAGACGGGCGAGATCGCAGAAGGGGTCGGCGCCGCCATCGGCGGGATCGGGGTAGAGAAGTTCCAGATTGAGGAAGTCGCCACGCACTACAAGATACCGCTCTACGCAATCCTGGTCAAGCAGAGCATCCTCGAGGCAATCACGGTCATGAGGAAGGAGATAGCAGAGGCGTCGGACAAAGTCTCGCAGGTGCTCACCCGCCTCATCGAGGAGAAGACGAAGGAGGGAGACGATGTACTGGTGGCCGGCATCGGCAACACCCTGGGCGTTGCCCAATGA
- a CDS encoding Trm112 family protein yields the protein MQRKLLDILACPIDKHYPLELLEFEVKGDVISEGALLCSECGRYYPITEEIPVMLPDHLRNRKEDLGFLEKWAGRIPEKVVHGGKPWSL from the coding sequence ATGCAGAGGAAGCTCCTGGACATCCTGGCGTGCCCCATCGACAAGCACTACCCACTGGAACTCCTTGAATTCGAGGTGAAGGGGGATGTGATATCCGAGGGCGCGCTCCTATGCTCCGAGTGCGGAAGATACTACCCGATAACTGAGGAGATCCCCGTAATGCTCCCCGACCACCTGAGGAACAGGAAGGAGGACCTGGGCTTCCTTGAGAAGTGGGCCGGGCGCATCCCTGAAAAGGTCGTTCACGGCGGCAAGCCCTGGAGCCTGTAG
- the trpS gene encoding tryptophan--tRNA ligase, with translation MEKDRLDPWGSTEVKDYGRLQAEFGIEPVAPLVSRFKNPSPHLSRGIDFGHRDLGRIIDAIEKNKPYAVMSGIKPTGDFHLGTKMTADDMVYFQSLSKKSTVYYAVADVEAYSDNGLSFTETSKIGVRNVADILALGLDPDRAVVYLQSEEMRVMRLATIFSRGVTNNMLKAIYGERQIGLYMAALVQAGDILMPQLPEFGGPKPVLVPVGADQDPHVRLTRDLAAKYHDEFGFVPPSAVYHRLMKSLGGNEKMSKRTEASLLTLDDSASSASRKVMSSFTGGRDTVEEQRKLGANANICPIYDLYQFHFGLDDEHVKRVYTECTKGIRLCGECKQEVLGLVKEFLEEHHRKRDSMMKDAKELLAKSRSYLLSSGK, from the coding sequence GTGGAGAAAGACAGGCTTGATCCATGGGGTTCCACCGAAGTCAAGGACTATGGGCGCCTCCAGGCCGAGTTCGGGATCGAGCCCGTAGCTCCACTCGTCTCGCGTTTCAAGAACCCCAGCCCCCACCTGAGCAGGGGCATCGACTTCGGCCACCGTGACCTGGGCAGGATAATCGACGCGATAGAGAAGAACAAGCCCTACGCCGTGATGAGCGGCATCAAGCCGACCGGCGACTTCCACCTTGGCACCAAGATGACAGCAGATGACATGGTCTACTTCCAGTCCCTGTCTAAGAAATCAACGGTCTACTATGCCGTAGCCGACGTCGAGGCCTACAGCGACAACGGCCTATCCTTCACCGAGACTTCCAAGATTGGCGTAAGGAACGTCGCGGACATCCTCGCCCTCGGGCTCGACCCGGACCGGGCCGTCGTCTACCTGCAGAGCGAAGAGATGAGGGTGATGCGCCTCGCGACCATTTTCTCCAGAGGCGTCACCAACAACATGCTGAAGGCTATCTACGGGGAGAGGCAGATCGGGTTGTACATGGCGGCCCTGGTCCAGGCGGGTGACATTCTGATGCCCCAGCTCCCGGAATTCGGGGGACCCAAGCCGGTCCTCGTCCCGGTGGGCGCCGACCAGGACCCGCACGTCAGGCTTACCAGGGACCTTGCGGCGAAGTACCACGATGAATTCGGGTTCGTCCCGCCCTCGGCGGTCTACCACAGGCTCATGAAGAGCCTTGGCGGGAACGAGAAGATGTCCAAGCGGACCGAGGCCTCGCTCCTTACCCTCGACGACAGTGCATCCTCCGCCTCCCGCAAGGTGATGAGCTCCTTCACCGGTGGCAGGGACACGGTCGAGGAGCAGAGGAAGCTGGGCGCGAACGCCAACATCTGCCCGATCTATGACCTCTACCAGTTCCACTTCGGGCTCGACGACGAGCACGTCAAACGGGTGTACACTGAGTGCACGAAGGGGATACGGCTCTGCGGAGAGTGCAAGCAGGAGGTTTTAGGCCTGGTCAAAGAATTCCTGGAGGAACATCACAGGAAGCGCGATTCGATGATGAAGGACGCCAAGGAGCTTCTGGCTAAGAGCAGGAGTTATCTCCTGTCCTCTGGGAAGTAG
- a CDS encoding phenylalanine--tRNA ligase subunit alpha — MSTSLHPMERKVLAALAGVGSIDFDHLVEKSGLNEDQVRRSLQWLSSKGLVKIDEKVESALRVGRSPPELELLRMIEGSSEPPTIKALKGSFASEGEFAAAFGRAKKLGWIALDGEGQDSAVRLGDPAGPKPLKSLLESISKGSGGATLAPEQKSLIPELVQRGVILRSESQKVSVMITDPGKAAAASTVSEQYLDRLTPEALSSGSWRGKNLRPIDVEAKAPRLFPGRRHPVRDFIREVKETYVSMGFTELEGNSVHPAFWNFDALFIPQDHPGRDMQDTFYLEGLSDKKLSRKGVIANVAATHESGWKTGSRGWGYSWNIEEARRLVLRTHNTVLTVKALSESGEKETRVFAVSKVYRNENLDYKHLAEFHQMDGIMVGEGLNVRHLMGFLTEFYKKLGMKAVKLWPSYFPYTEPSLEVVGYSDAVKAWIELSGSGVFRPEVTIPLGVKVPVLAWGPGIERLMLMRFGLDDMRELYGNDLSWLRNRVEIASR, encoded by the coding sequence ATGTCCACTTCGCTACACCCGATGGAGCGGAAGGTCCTTGCGGCTCTGGCTGGGGTGGGGTCTATCGATTTCGACCACCTAGTCGAGAAGTCGGGCCTGAACGAGGACCAGGTCAGGCGTTCGCTCCAATGGCTGTCGTCGAAGGGCCTGGTGAAGATCGATGAGAAGGTGGAATCCGCGCTCAGAGTCGGACGTTCCCCACCTGAGCTTGAGCTCCTCAGGATGATTGAAGGGTCCTCGGAGCCCCCGACCATCAAGGCGTTGAAGGGAAGCTTCGCCTCGGAAGGTGAGTTCGCGGCAGCCTTCGGCCGCGCGAAGAAGCTCGGATGGATTGCACTGGACGGGGAGGGACAGGACTCTGCCGTTAGGCTAGGAGACCCTGCGGGACCGAAACCGCTGAAGTCACTGTTGGAATCCATCTCGAAGGGATCAGGTGGGGCCACCCTGGCACCCGAGCAGAAGTCACTGATTCCAGAACTCGTACAGAGAGGTGTGATCCTGAGGTCGGAAAGTCAAAAGGTATCTGTCATGATCACTGATCCAGGCAAGGCAGCGGCGGCCTCCACCGTTTCGGAACAGTACCTGGACAGGCTCACGCCCGAAGCCCTCTCCTCGGGGTCCTGGCGGGGAAAGAACCTCCGCCCGATCGACGTCGAGGCGAAGGCTCCTCGCCTCTTTCCAGGCCGGAGGCACCCAGTGCGGGACTTCATCAGGGAAGTGAAGGAAACCTACGTCTCCATGGGATTCACCGAGCTCGAAGGAAACAGCGTCCACCCCGCCTTCTGGAACTTCGACGCCCTGTTCATCCCCCAGGACCACCCAGGCAGGGACATGCAGGATACCTTCTACCTGGAAGGTCTCTCGGACAAGAAGCTGAGCAGGAAGGGGGTCATCGCCAACGTGGCTGCGACCCATGAAAGCGGCTGGAAGACCGGGAGCCGGGGATGGGGATATTCCTGGAACATCGAGGAGGCTAGGCGACTCGTCCTCCGAACACACAACACAGTCCTGACGGTGAAGGCCCTTTCAGAGTCGGGCGAAAAGGAGACGCGCGTCTTCGCGGTAAGCAAAGTTTACAGGAATGAAAACCTCGATTACAAACACCTGGCAGAATTCCACCAGATGGACGGCATAATGGTGGGCGAGGGGCTCAACGTCAGGCACCTGATGGGATTCCTGACTGAATTCTACAAGAAACTCGGGATGAAGGCAGTCAAGCTCTGGCCATCCTACTTCCCCTACACCGAGCCCTCTCTCGAGGTTGTCGGCTACTCCGACGCGGTCAAGGCTTGGATCGAGTTGAGCGGGTCGGGAGTCTTCAGGCCAGAAGTGACGATTCCCCTAGGGGTCAAGGTACCCGTCCTCGCCTGGGGACCGGGCATTGAGAGGCTGATGCTGATGAGGTTCGGACTGGACGACATGAGGGAGCTCTACGGGAACGACCTTTCGTGGCTCAGGAACAGGGTTGAGATTGCCAGTCGTTGA
- a CDS encoding phosphopantetheine adenylyltransferase, translated as MRKYKTVATGGTFDHIHKGHEALLARSFELGDTVVIGVTSNSFASREGKSPDQSYEERVLGLKGLISSKFPGMKYIIAKLDDFFGPGIASSDVEAIVVTKETAARVPIANSLRAEKGYPPLKVEVVQFVLAKDGKPMSSTRIRRGEIDRDGRVLKQHGAETGPS; from the coding sequence ATGAGGAAGTACAAGACCGTGGCCACGGGTGGGACCTTCGACCACATCCACAAGGGGCACGAAGCCCTCCTTGCGAGGAGCTTCGAGTTGGGGGACACAGTGGTGATCGGTGTGACCTCGAACAGCTTCGCATCCAGGGAAGGCAAGTCCCCCGACCAGTCCTACGAAGAGCGGGTCCTGGGACTCAAAGGTCTCATCAGTTCCAAGTTCCCCGGAATGAAGTACATCATAGCGAAGCTCGACGACTTCTTCGGGCCGGGGATCGCCTCCTCCGACGTCGAGGCAATCGTTGTGACCAAGGAGACGGCCGCGAGAGTGCCCATCGCCAACTCGTTGCGGGCTGAGAAGGGATACCCTCCCCTCAAGGTCGAGGTGGTCCAATTCGTCCTCGCGAAGGATGGGAAACCAATGTCCTCGACCAGGATCAGGAGAGGGGAGATAGACCGCGATGGGAGGGTCCTCAAGCAGCACGGCGCAGAAACGGGTCCATCCTGA
- a CDS encoding exosortase/archaeosortase family protein — protein sequence MKRPDSGFQRLFLWLALALAICFGAYYQQVVGLYSNLSGLLTETFGTVYSAIPFATLLILIFILRWGELHRLLQGEEGLRSHLRLRAAGALLVASPFVLQQFANGVSDPSGYIAIELGGVTIVLVFYGTSLILNPTTLRFMLSYAALYLLGVVGPVQLQSVFGGPLATFSSLLSSWIAGIVGVPVTWQGVSFSLVSKVGGTQITGIVTPGCSSVYSISTFLGLLGLMYVDFRKPASFTLKVAVLGVLILIILNAVRISLLLWVGYDFGLDSFLSLHNWVGYAIFLGFYIVLLVLYSGNGVQRKRASQAMTSLSLGPTTTPEGAV from the coding sequence TTGAAGAGGCCCGACTCCGGATTCCAGCGGTTATTCCTCTGGCTAGCGTTGGCCCTCGCGATATGCTTCGGTGCATACTACCAGCAGGTCGTCGGGCTCTACTCGAACTTGAGCGGGCTGCTCACGGAGACCTTCGGTACCGTCTACTCGGCGATTCCTTTCGCGACTCTGCTCATCCTAATCTTCATCCTAAGATGGGGCGAGCTCCACAGGCTCCTTCAGGGCGAGGAGGGCCTGAGGTCTCACCTCCGCCTGCGCGCCGCCGGCGCCTTGCTCGTCGCGTCCCCCTTCGTCCTCCAGCAGTTTGCCAATGGAGTTTCAGACCCGTCAGGATACATCGCGATAGAGCTGGGAGGCGTTACGATCGTCCTCGTGTTCTACGGCACATCCCTAATCTTGAATCCGACGACTCTCAGGTTCATGCTCTCCTACGCAGCTCTCTATCTGTTGGGCGTCGTGGGCCCCGTCCAGCTCCAATCAGTCTTCGGCGGGCCTCTGGCGACATTCTCGTCCCTCCTCAGCTCTTGGATCGCAGGCATCGTCGGCGTCCCGGTGACCTGGCAGGGTGTTTCTTTCAGCTTGGTCTCCAAGGTTGGAGGGACACAGATTACTGGGATTGTGACGCCTGGCTGTTCCAGCGTCTACTCAATCAGCACCTTCCTGGGCCTCCTGGGCCTGATGTACGTGGACTTTCGGAAGCCCGCTTCCTTCACCCTGAAGGTTGCTGTCCTAGGGGTTCTGATCCTGATAATCCTCAACGCCGTGAGGATAAGCCTCTTGCTCTGGGTCGGCTACGACTTCGGGCTAGACTCGTTCCTGTCTCTCCACAACTGGGTCGGGTACGCGATCTTCCTCGGCTTCTACATCGTCCTGCTGGTCCTGTATTCAGGCAATGGCGTCCAACGGAAGCGGGCCTCCCAGGCGATGACTAGCCTTTCGCTTGGTCCTACTACTACTCCCGAGGGCGCAGTCTGA
- a CDS encoding endonuclease Q family protein, translating into MRVIADLQLHSKYSIATSKDMDLEHLAKGAKLKGLNLLGTGDFTHPKWFAELKEKLQPISDTGLFSYEGMTWMLSGEVSTVYEQDGRKRKVHHLIYAPHLDAAEQIGAALSKYGRMSSDGRPVLTGIDSAELVEMLSAISSSVVVIPAHAWTPWFGVFGAKSGFDSLKECYQDQAGKIFAVETGLSSNPSMNWRLSSLDRVALVSNSDAHSPNPWRLGREANVFELTHMSYGGIFDAVRNRDPEAFLFTIEVDPAYGKYHYSGHKKCGVSLTPKESAQLNEKCPRCGKKLTVGVLQRMEALADRPEGYRPPGAIPYRNLLPLYEVISFATGVNRLYVKSVIEEQDRLIRALGSELAVLMDAEPQRLREFTKEVVVRAIMAVREDKVKFAPGYDGAYGVPSFE; encoded by the coding sequence ATGCGGGTAATCGCTGACCTTCAGCTACATTCGAAGTACTCCATCGCGACGAGCAAAGACATGGACCTCGAGCACCTTGCGAAGGGCGCCAAGCTCAAGGGCCTCAACCTGCTCGGAACGGGGGATTTCACGCACCCCAAGTGGTTCGCAGAGCTGAAGGAGAAGCTCCAGCCGATTTCAGACACGGGCCTGTTCTCCTACGAAGGCATGACCTGGATGCTCTCGGGAGAGGTCAGCACAGTCTACGAACAGGACGGCAGGAAACGCAAGGTGCATCACCTGATCTATGCCCCCCACCTTGACGCCGCTGAGCAGATTGGCGCCGCCCTCTCGAAGTACGGGAGGATGAGCTCCGACGGCCGCCCCGTCCTGACCGGCATCGACTCGGCTGAACTGGTCGAGATGCTCTCGGCAATTTCGAGCTCAGTCGTGGTCATCCCTGCCCACGCCTGGACGCCCTGGTTCGGGGTCTTCGGAGCCAAGTCTGGCTTCGACTCCCTCAAGGAATGCTACCAGGACCAGGCCGGAAAGATATTCGCCGTAGAGACGGGCCTTTCCAGCAACCCTTCGATGAACTGGCGGCTCTCATCCCTCGACAGGGTTGCCCTGGTCTCCAACTCCGACGCCCATTCGCCAAACCCCTGGAGGCTCGGAAGGGAAGCCAACGTCTTCGAACTCACCCATATGTCCTACGGAGGAATCTTTGACGCCGTCAGGAACAGGGACCCCGAGGCTTTTCTCTTCACCATCGAAGTGGACCCAGCATACGGCAAATATCACTACTCTGGCCACAAGAAATGCGGCGTCTCCCTGACGCCAAAAGAGTCGGCGCAGTTGAACGAAAAGTGCCCGAGGTGCGGGAAGAAGCTCACAGTGGGAGTGCTCCAGAGGATGGAGGCGCTCGCCGACAGACCAGAAGGATACCGACCTCCCGGTGCGATACCCTACCGGAACCTCCTTCCCCTGTACGAGGTCATCTCATTCGCAACAGGGGTGAACAGGCTCTACGTGAAGTCAGTGATCGAAGAGCAGGACAGGCTGATCAGGGCCCTCGGAAGCGAGCTCGCAGTCCTCATGGACGCCGAGCCCCAGCGGCTGCGAGAGTTCACGAAGGAAGTAGTGGTGAGAGCGATCATGGCGGTCAGGGAAGATAAGGTGAAGTTCGCGCCTGGATATGACGGCGCGTACGGCGTCCCGTCGTTCGAGTGA